The following coding sequences are from one Pseudonocardia sp. HH130630-07 window:
- a CDS encoding TetR/AcrR family transcriptional regulator, whose protein sequence is MGRWPAGAQERLQDAAIALFAERGYERTTVADIAGGAGLTERSFYNHFSDKREVLFPDQDGFIAGLAAAVTAAPPERGPLDAITDALLSTADWFDERREAAGRRRRILDSRAELQEREHAKMAALDTALAGALRARGLADPSAALTATAAVAAYRLATETWLADPQRRTLGHHLRAGVADLRRAAQAW, encoded by the coding sequence ATGGGACGATGGCCGGCCGGGGCGCAGGAACGGTTGCAGGACGCCGCGATCGCGTTGTTCGCCGAGCGCGGCTACGAGCGCACCACCGTCGCGGACATCGCCGGTGGCGCCGGCCTGACCGAGCGCAGCTTCTACAACCACTTCTCCGACAAGCGCGAGGTGCTCTTCCCCGACCAGGACGGGTTCATTGCCGGTCTCGCGGCCGCCGTGACGGCCGCACCCCCGGAGCGCGGACCGCTCGACGCGATCACCGACGCCCTCCTGTCCACCGCGGACTGGTTCGACGAGCGCCGGGAGGCGGCGGGCCGGCGTCGGCGGATCCTGGACAGCCGCGCCGAACTGCAGGAACGTGAACACGCCAAGATGGCTGCGCTCGACACGGCGCTCGCGGGGGCGCTGCGCGCACGGGGGCTCGCGGACCCGTCCGCGGCGCTGACCGCCACCGCCGCGGTCGCCGCGTACCGGCTCGCCACCGAGACCTGGCTGGCCGATCCGCAGCGCCGCACGCTCGGGCACCACCTGCGGGCCGGGGTGGCGGACCTGCGCCGCGCCGCGCAGGCGTGGTGA